In the genome of Longimicrobium sp., the window AGATAGCCCTCCGGAACCGCGATGCGCTTGTTGGCCGAGTCGTCCAGGGTGCGCTCGAACCATTGGCTGGCGGCGGTAAACGCGGGATCGATCACCAGCGCGATGGCGTGTCGGGCCAGCGCGTTGATCCGCTCGCACCGCATGGGATTGCGCTTGTACGGCATGGCCGACGAGCCGATCTGCTGCTCCTCGAACGGCTCCTCCACCTCTTTCAAATGCGAGAGCAGGCGCACGTCGTTGGCGAACTTCGACGCGGACTGGGCCACACCCGACAGCGTCGACAGGCAGCCGTAATCCACCTTGCGCGGGTACGTCTGCCCGCCCACGCCGTACACCTGCTCGAAGCCCATCTTCTCGGCGATCAGCCGCGTCAGCCGCTCGGCCTTCTCCCCGTCCCCCTCGAACAGGTCCACGAAGCTGGCCTGCGTGCCCGTGGTGCCGCGCGAGCCATGGAAGCGCAGCGTCTGGATGCGGAACTCCACCTCTTCCAGGTCCAGCAGCAGGTCCTGGATCCACAGCGTCGCGCGCTTGCCGACCGTCGTGGGCTGCGCGGGCTGGAAGTGGGTGAACCCCAGCGTGGGCAGGCCGCGGTAGCGCCGGGCAAAGCTGGAAAGCGCCGCGACCGTGGCGACGATCCGCCGGGCGACGAGCCTCAGCGCCTCGCGGTGCTGGATGAGGTCGGTGTTGTCGCCGACGTACGCGCTGGTGGCGCCCAGGTGGATGATGGCGCGCGCCTCGGGCGCCTGCTCGCCCAGGTGGTGCACGTGCGCCATCACGTCGTGGCGAAGCTGGCGCTCCAGCTCGGCCGCGCGCTTCAGGTCGAAGTCGTCCAGGTGCGCGCGGATCGCCGCGACCGCCTCGTCCGGAATCGGCAGTCCCAACTCGCGTTCCGCCTCCGCCAGCTCCAGCCACAGCCGCCGCCAGGTGC includes:
- the purB gene encoding adenylosuccinate lyase; this encodes MSIERYSNPLTERYASAEMSYIFSPKFKFGTWRRLWLELAEAERELGLPIPDEAVAAIRAHLDDFDLKRAAELERQLRHDVMAHVHHLGEQAPEARAIIHLGATSAYVGDNTDLIQHREALRLVARRIVATVAALSSFARRYRGLPTLGFTHFQPAQPTTVGKRATLWIQDLLLDLEEVEFRIQTLRFHGSRGTTGTQASFVDLFEGDGEKAERLTRLIAEKMGFEQVYGVGGQTYPRKVDYGCLSTLSGVAQSASKFANDVRLLSHLKEVEEPFEEQQIGSSAMPYKRNPMRCERINALARHAIALVIDPAFTAASQWFERTLDDSANKRIAVPEGYLSVDAVLLLMHNVASGMVVYPEMIRRRLMEELPFMATENLMMRAAKRGGDRQDLHERVRVHSIEAGRQVKQHGLPNDLMDRIAADAAFGVSREELEEDLRPELYVGRAPAQVDEFLAEWVAPVLARYPDAVGEAAPELKV